The DNA sequence gataatatataaaatcgaatcgaaccgaccgatgcgCCCctatatgtaaaaattattttgaatcacaaatattagtttttttttaatttattttttttataaatatcacaTTAACTCAAAGAGTTCCACATGAAGAAAAGAAGGGAGTATATACTATGACTAAGCAAAAGAAAAGTAGATAATGACATTTTCCTGTTGGATAGAACTTTCTGCTTCCTATCGCCACGTACTGACCCCAGCTGCTAAAGCATCCACCATCCGATCACTTATAACTCCTAGAAGAGTTAATCTAAGCCGTCCGATGTCAAAGTGGGACCCATCCCTCCATAAATCTCCAAAATCTTTAAATACATTAAATATCACTGACAATTTTCATTTGTTCACTTTTCACATACGTAACAAAACGCAGAAGCAAAGCAACCACAAATGGACCAAAACGCTGTCGTTTCCTTCCGTCACCGTCAATCTCCATCGTCCGATCGATTCCTCGGCGTCTTTTCTCCACCGTTGATTGATTCTGCTGCTTTAATCGCCGCCGATGATGCTGACGATGATGATGAGCTCAATGAAGATGATGTGTTCTGGACTGAAAAAGTCTTAACTGAATCTCAACTCCGTTCGCAAAATTCTTGCCGTCAGTCCTTCCGGAAGCCGGAGAAGTTCGGTATTCTCGCCGCTTTACCGGAAGATCACCGGAAAATCTCAACTGACCTTCCGGTTGTTCGTCGGAAGAGTTCAATTTCTTCATCGTCTTCTAGTACGGAGTCGATACCGCAATCGCCGTTTTCACGTGCGATTCCTATGATTCCGAAGGCTCCGCCAGGTAACAATGACTTTACTCGCTCAAACTCTATGCCGGTGAGGAAGTTCCAGCACTCAGCTCCGGTAAATGTGCCGATGATGGCGAGGAAGAAGATACAGAATCGGATCGAGTTTGATGATGTTGAAATTACCGATGATGATGAGATGTTACCGCCGCATGAAATGGTGGCTAGAGGATCAATGAGGTCTCCCAGAACTACTTTCTCGGTACTGGAAGGCGTAGGAAGGACGCTTAAAGGGAGAGATCTTCGTCAGGTTCGCAATGCTGTGTGGCGCCAAACAGGTTTTCAGGATTGAATTGTGCTCAATTAATGCGGTTTTATATATATCTAAAGTTCTGAACTGACCTGaagttattagttatattatgtatataggCAAATGAAGAAATGCTTTTAGTAATTTCTTCCGTTTTTTCCGAAGACGGAGTTATTATCTAGACAAAAATGGGTGATATGTTGTATCAACGTGTACATTTTGGGCAATGATCTCTTTGAATATTAATGTGAGATCGTTTTTTAGATCTTATATGATTTTGTTGGATGCACTTCATTATCCGTGAGTTAAAAAAGTTTCTAGCTTTTAGCTATTGATATCTGTTATCTTTGCTATGTCTATAGTGGAAGTTAGTAGATCCTTGCCTGTTCTAATGGTTCCTTTGTCGAATTCTGCATAGTTGATTGCGTTTAATCATGCACATTATTTAGCAGTTCAGTTGACTTCTTTGCTCCTTCTGTACAATGTGTGAACTGTATTAGTTGACTGGTCGCCTGGAATCAAGTTTCAGTATTTC is a window from the Capsicum annuum cultivar UCD-10X-F1 unplaced genomic scaffold, UCD10Xv1.1 ctg65111, whole genome shotgun sequence genome containing:
- the LOC107843691 gene encoding uncharacterized protein LOC107843691; the encoded protein is MDQNAVVSFRHRQSPSSDRFLGVFSPPLIDSAALIAADDADDDDELNEDDVFWTEKVLTESQLRSQNSCRQSFRKPEKFGILAALPEDHRKISTDLPVVRRKSSISSSSSSTESIPQSPFSRAIPMIPKAPPGNNDFTRSNSMPVRKFQHSAPVNVPMMARKKIQNRIEFDDVEITDDDEMLPPHEMVARGSMRSPRTTFSVLEGVGRTLKGRDLRQVRNAVWRQTGFQD